ATGAAAATGCTAGTGTAAATTTTGATGAGTTTATTATTGAAGCAGGAAAAAAATCTGCTGAAATGGTCGTTGAATTAGTGAAACAATTAAACTAAGGAGAGAAGACATGAAAGCTTTGATATCAATAGATTATACAAATGATTTTGTTGCAAGTGATGGAAAATTAACGACTGGTGAATTCGGTCAAGCCATTGAAACAGAGATGGTCCGTTTAACTAACCAATTTATTGACGATGGAAATTACGTTGTTTTTGCTATTGATTGTCATGATGACACAGATAAGTATCATCCAGAGAACACTTTATTTCCTCCTCATAATATTATTGGAACAAAAGGAAGAGAATTGTATCAAGGATTAAATGATGTGTATCAAAAAAATAAGGAAAAAGATACGATGTATTGGATAGATAAGCGTCACTATTCAGCTTTTAGTGGCACAGATTTAGATATTCGATTAAGAGAAAGAAAAATCGATACAGTTCATTTAGTAGGAGTGTGTACAGATATTTGTGTGTTACATACCGCTATCGATGCTTATAATTTAGGATACAATATTGTAATTCACGAAAAAGCTGTCCAAAGCTTTGATCAAGTTGGCCATAAATGGGCTTTAGGCCATTTTAAAAATACGCTTGGTGCGACAATTGTTTAAATCAAAAAGCAAGCTCCTATGATTTTAGGGCTTGCTTTTTATTTATTAAATGGATAATAATTTTATTAAAGTAATGGCAACAATCGTTTGAACAATTCCTACACTTCCAGCATACGCTAAAAATCGAGGGCCTTCTTTAAAAAATTCTTTTGCGTTAATACGTAATCCAATAGCTGCTAAAGCAGTAATTTCAAACCAGCCACTAATTGAGTGCGTTGTTTGGCTTAATATAGTTGGAAAATGAATGACACTATTTAAGACACAACAAATGATAAAGCCAATGATATACCAAGGAAGCGGAAATTTTTTCTTAGCCTTTTCTTGTATTGTTAGGTTGTTGTCTGTTGATTGGTTAGCAATTTTTCCAAAAGCAAATACAACGACCACTAAGAACATGATCCGTAAAATTTTAAATAAAGTTGCCATTTCTACAACTTGTGAACTAACCATATTGGCACTGGCAATAACTTGACCGACTGATTGAAGCGTTCCACCGATTAAGGCACTTTTAGCCATCACATTATCTGTAAAAACTGTACCACCAATAATAGGAAGAGTCAGCATCATCACAGTTCCTAATAAATTGACTAAGGTAATAATTTGTCCCTTTTCTTTATCTTTAGCCCCAATTTCTGGTGCGATTGCACCAATAGCTGATGAACCACATACAGCATTTCCTCCTGCCATCAGTAATGACATCGTCTGGTTAAATTTTAATTTTTTCCCAATAAAGTAAGCTGATAGAATCGTTAGTGTCATTTGACACATAATAAATAGAATACCAGAACCCCCAATTTGTACAATAGTTTGAAAGGTTACGGTAGTTCCAAGTAGAACAATGGATAATTCCAATAGTGTTTTTTCTGAAAATTTAGTTCCCTTTTGCCAAACTGATTGATTAAAAAAAAGATTTCCTAAAAAAATACCTAATAAAATAGCAATGGTTCCAGCTCCGAGTGACGGTAACCATATGGCGAGTATTTTTGATAAGCTAGCAATCGCTAGGGATAAGAGAAGACCAGGGTAGATAGTTTGTTTCAATTGTTTCATATTCATTCCTCCAAAGTTAACATAATTTGATTATACTGGTTTAGTTTACATTTTAAAAATAAATAGTTAGAATATTAACTATTACGAAAACAAATAGTAGGTGTAAAGATGTTTAAATTATTTTTAACATTTAAAGAAGCATATGAGACGAGAAACTTTACAAAAGCGGCTGAAAATTTATTCATTTCACAACCGGCTGTTTCTAGTCAAATGAAACAATTAGAAGAAGAACTAAATTGTAAATTGTTTATTAGAAAAACGAAACAAGAGATGTCTCCAACAAAAGAAGCAACTATCCTGTATACAAGGCTATTAAATTTAGAAGATGACTGGTTAGAAACCAAGAGGTTGATTAAACAGGTTGGAAATAATCCAGTAAAATGTGTTATTAGTGCATCAAATACTTTTTCTATCTATTACTTACCTGATTTAATGAGTTGGTTAGTTAAGAGATTTCCTGAGGTATATTTTGAACTTGATATGCATAATTCCGAAGAAGTTCTGGAAAATGTCTTACAGCATCGAGCGCATTTTGGATTTATTGAAAAACCATTGGAAACAGGTCCTGTATGCCGAAAAGAGTTTTTAACAGATGAGTTGGTGATTGCTGGTAATCTTGATAGTGATCTGTGGTTGTGTCGGGAAGATATTTCAGGTGTATATCATTATACCAAGCGATATTTTTTACAAGAAAACATTCAACCAAAGCGTTTATGTGTAAAAAATAATGAAATGATTGTGAGATTACTTGAAAAAGGTATTGGAAAAAGTATTATTTCACGTGTGTCAGTCCCTAAACATATGTTCTATCAAGAATTGGGTATGAATTATAAACGTTTATTTTATTTTTTAAAAAAAGATTATTTGACACATCCCACGTTTTTAGAAATTGAAGCAGTCATTGAACAGTACGCAAAAGAAAAAGGCGGAGAATGAAATCATTCTTCGTCTTTTTTTTGTTTTTCTTTAATGATGGTCTCTACTTTTTGAAGAAAGGTTAGGTTAAGTGGAAATTTTACCATAATAATGGGTGTATCTTTGTAGAGTGAATGTTTACTCGTTTCATGAAATGGCGTTAAGACAATATCTGTCTGCTCTTTTGAGTAAGAGTCTTGATAGTTTATTTGATGATTAAAATATAAATCCAAATAGTCTTTCATTTGCTTTTGGTGCAGATAGTCAAACGCTGGTTCCATATGAATCGATACGACTTTATATAGGTGTTCTGAATCAACAAAATAAAGAAAACGAAAAAAATATTGTTGTAAAAGAATCGTTAGTTGACTATTCGGAATAAAGCCTGTTTCAATCAAATGTTTTTTGATAACCGTTGTAAATTTTGCAGTGGTAAAAGGGTATTGTTCTAAATTATAGTGAACAGTGACACCATATTTATATTCGAATACTAATTGATTAAATACCATTGTAATAAAACTAGTATAGAAAATATCTCTCTTTATTAAGTAAATATCCTCATCTGATAAGGGGCGAAATAATGGAAATAAATCGCAAAAAATTAAATCAGTTATCGTCATTAGTTCTAATTGATTTTCATTAAAAAAATTGTAAACAAGATTGGTGTTCTGTTTTCTATTTAGCTCTTCATCAAGTGTCATAATATAGAAAAAATAAGCAATTTCTTTTTGATTAAAAACGTAATAATGATGGAATAATTCTTCAACATAAGGATAGATAGGATGAGAAGCTAGAAAGCGATTGAATTTATCACTAATGATAATAAGTTGATTAAAACTAATCCGCTGTAAATGAATTAAAAAAATATTGATCGTTTTTTGCTTTTTAACATCAGATATTTGAAAATTTGCTTTCTTAAAAAAATCATCAAAGTTCTGTTTTAGATCCTCGTAATTTATACCGTCGAGTAAAAAATAAGCATTTCGACTAGCCATTGTATCAAATAAAGCAATGAAATATCTTATTTTACGTTCATCACCAACTAATTTTAAATGAACTAAATCAATTCCATAAACGTGACAGGCTTCTCTAATTCGTTTGAGATTTTTTCTAACTGTTGTTTCACTTAAAAAATGCATTTGGCAATAGTTTGTTACGGAGACGATTTGTTGATTAATGATGTCATTTAATAGAATCATAGTTTGACTACTTTGAACAACGAATTTTTTAAAATCTTCAAAGTCATTTGAATAGTCAGTAATTTTTATTCCTTTCATTTTTAGATAATCAATAGAAAGTTGATTATCTGTTATTAAATCATACTCTTTTTTTCTTTCTAAAATGTCTTTTATGTAATGTTGGACTGTCCTTTCAGAAATCGCTAATTCTTTAGATAGGTAGGAGGTTTGTGTCCAATCGTAATGATTGTAAATGATACTAATGACAGAGATAGTCGTTTTTATTTTTGGTTCAAGTAATAAATCAATCAATGATGTCATTCCTTTCAAGAAAATAAATCAGACATACTAGTGAAACAAGTATAATCTGTTTTATAAAAAAAGACAATTCGCATAAAAATTGATTTTAGGTCAATAAAATCAAATTTTTTTAGTTTTCTTTTCATTGGATGTTCTAAGTTAAGTATGAATTAAGCGATATACTTATCGTTGCTATAGAGATAGAAGATAGATTAATAACATGAATACTTACAATGCTATTTAATATTTGATGTATTGTAAAGAAATTTAACAAATCAGTTATTTCTAATGTTTAGTAGAGAGGATTTAAATCATGCAGAATACAAAAAAATTATCTTTATTCAGTTTTTTTGCCATGACGGCTTCGTTATTTATCACGGTCTATGAGTACCCAACGTTTGCTGAATCGGGGAAGACACTTATTTTCTTTTTATTAGTATGTGGTCTATTCTGGTTTTTACCAGTTGCCTTATGTGCAGCAGAGATTGGTACTGTAGAGGCGTTTGATGGAGGGGGGATTTTTGGATGGGTAGGTAAAACGTTAGGAGAAAAATTTGGTTTTGCTGCCATTTTCTTCCAGTGGTTTCAAATCACAGTGGGATTTGTCACAATGAGTTATTTTATCATTGGTGCGTTATCATATGCGTTAAAATTTCCAGAGATGAATGACAATAAGCTCATTAAATTTTTAGTGGTAGTTTTAATTTTTTGGTTATTAACATTTTTACAATTTAAAGGGACAAAAACCACATCTCAAATTGCGAAAGCAGGTTTTGTGATAGGCATTATTATTCCTGTAACTGTCTTATTAATTTTTACTATTAAATATGTTGCTACAGGTCATGCTGTAACACATTCATTTTTAGATAAATCATTTTTCCCGAATAAGCAAACCTTCTCATCATTGGTGACTTTTATTTTAGCCTATGTTGGGGTGGAAGCTTCAGCATCCCATATTAAATCACTGGATAATCCACAAAAGAATTATCCGTTAATGATGGTTTACTTAGTTATTATAGGAATCGTATTAAGTACTATTGGTGGCACGACTGTTTCAATGGTCGTACCAGCGAAACATCTGTCGTTAAATAGTGGGGTGATTCAAGCATTTGAAACATTGATTTTGAAAGGTAATCCTCATCTATCATGGTTAGTCGAAATCCTTGCGATTATGTTGGCATTTGGTGTGCTAGCTCAAGTTAGTTCATGGATTGTCAGTCCAACAGAAGGCTTGCGTTATGTTGCCGATCAAGGATTGCTCCCTAAAAGCTGTCAAAAAATTAATAAAAATGGAGTGCCAACTTCTTTACTAATCATACAAGGTGTTATCGTGACCATTTGGGCTGCCGTTTTAACTTTTGGTGGAGGAGGAAATGCTGTGTCATTTTTAACCGCCATTTCATTAACCGTTGTGATTTATTTATGTGGCTATTTATTATTTTTTATTGGGTATTTCGTTTTAATTTTTAAGAAATCAAATCAAGCATTAAAAAGAGCTTACGAAGTACCAGGAGGAAGAAAAGTAAAAGCGTTGTTAGCAAGTTTGGGTATGGGGATGTCTTTATTAGCATTAGTTTCTTCCTTTATTGCGCCAAGTGAATTAAAAGCAAATGAAGCGAAAACCTACTTAATAACATTAGCTTTTAGTTCTGTTATAACCGTATTGTTACCATTTGTGTTTTATCACATATATGGGAAAAAACATTCGATTAATTTAAATAATGAAGAAAGAAAGTGATTAACGTGCAAATGATTAAACAGGAATTTAAACAGTTATTTCATAATAAAATACTACTAATTTCTGTGATAGCTATCTGTTTTATTCCGATATTATATTCGAGTGTATTTGATAAATCTGTTTGGGATCCATATAACCGTTCGAGTCATTTGCCTGTAGCCGTGGTAAATGAAGATCAACCAGTTGAGATGTTAGGCCAAAAAGTTGATGTTGGGAAGAGTGTCATTGATGAATTAAAACATAACAAACAACTTAAATGGGAATTTGTTGATGAAAAGCAAGCAATGGATGGCATGAAGGACTTGAAATATTACATGATTGTCACGATTCCAAAAGATTTTTCAAAAAATGCGACGAGTCTTTTAAATCCTTCTCCTAATCAAATGGAAATTCAGTACACAACAAATGGTTCGCTAAATTATATTGGATTGGATATGGCTCAAATTGGAGCCAAAGAGTTGGAAGCGAAAGTGCGAGAAAGTGTCACCGCAGCTTATGTTAAAACAGCGTTAGCACTTGGTCAAAAGGGTAAACAAGATTTAATAAAATTAACCAATGGCTCAAAAGAACTTGCAACAGGCAGTAAAAAACTCGATAACGGTTTGGGTGAATACACGAATGGTGTGTCTACTGCAGCTAATGGCTCAAATACATTAGCAAATGGTGTAAATGAGTTAGCGTCTAATGTTTCTCCGTTAAAACAAGGGGTAACGGAATTACAAAATGGTGCGACACAATTATCTAATGGACTAAACGAAGTCAATGACAAACTTCAACCACTCTCAGGGAAATTAAATGAAGTTGGAAGTGGTGTGACAGATTTATTAAATGGTACAAAAGAGTTAGAAGCCAGTTTAAGAAATGTGGAAGCCAGTTTATCAGGATCTTCAGCTAATTTGTTAAAACAAGATATCGAAAAGATTAATCAACAAGTTGAATCAGTTTTAAATGATTCAAAAGAGTTGAGTGAAGTTTCTAGTGTATCAACTGCTTTGTCAACAGATCTAATTGGATTAAGTAATCAATTATCAGGGTTTAGCCAAGTGATTGGAAAAATCAACCAGATAGTCTCTCGGGACACACAACAATTTCAGCAAGTGTTAGAAGGTATCATTCAACAAAATAGCCGAATAAGTGATGATATTAAACAAGAGTTGATTGCACAACTATCACAGCAAGTTACTAGCTTCTCAACACAATTAGTGACAGATATTAAAAGCTCTTCAGCTGACATTGATGGTATCGTTAGTCAAGTTCAAACAGGACTAAATGGTGCAAGCCAGCAAGCAAAATCATTATCACAACAAGCAACGATGATGAGTCAATTAGCCAAAGGATTGTCAGAAAATACAGGAGAAATGAAAGAATCTATTGTAAATATTAAAGCAGGAACCACCGATTTATTGGAAAGCTTTGGTAACAATGTCAACTTAGCCAACACACAAAATGTGTTACATGAATTAGAAACAGGATTATCTCAAGTGGATAACCTAGTGAATGAAGCACCTGTTGCGTTAAATGGTATTAATCGTTTGTCAGCTGGAAGTAATACTTTAACAAATGGATTAAATACTATGTCAGGTAAAATGCCAGAACTAATATCAGGCGTTACACGTTTAGATGGTGGAGCCAATGAATTAAGTCAAGGACTCACAAAATTAACCGATAACACACCGAAATTAATGAGTGGAGCCAATCAACTAACAGTAGGTGCAACAACAATGGCAAGTGCTTTAACACAAGCAGATAAATTAGTTAGTCGTTTGAAATTTAATAATAAAAACGTCAAAATGTTCGCAGCACCAACAGGGTTACAAAATATTGAATACAGTAAAGTAAAAAATTATGGACAAGCTTTAGCACCATACATTATGTCACTTGCGTTATTTGTTGGCTGTATTGTATTCAACTTTATCTTCCCAATCAGACGTGTTTCAATGGACGGGCAATCCAGTCGTGATTGGTGGTTAAGTAAAGTTGCAATGGGATTTGTCGTATCAACGATTATGGCAATTATCGAAGC
This genomic stretch from Vagococcus sp. CY52-2 harbors:
- a CDS encoding LysR family transcriptional regulator, translating into MFKLFLTFKEAYETRNFTKAAENLFISQPAVSSQMKQLEEELNCKLFIRKTKQEMSPTKEATILYTRLLNLEDDWLETKRLIKQVGNNPVKCVISASNTFSIYYLPDLMSWLVKRFPEVYFELDMHNSEEVLENVLQHRAHFGFIEKPLETGPVCRKEFLTDELVIAGNLDSDLWLCREDISGVYHYTKRYFLQENIQPKRLCVKNNEMIVRLLEKGIGKSIISRVSVPKHMFYQELGMNYKRLFYFLKKDYLTHPTFLEIEAVIEQYAKEKGGE
- a CDS encoding amino acid permease, which produces MQNTKKLSLFSFFAMTASLFITVYEYPTFAESGKTLIFFLLVCGLFWFLPVALCAAEIGTVEAFDGGGIFGWVGKTLGEKFGFAAIFFQWFQITVGFVTMSYFIIGALSYALKFPEMNDNKLIKFLVVVLIFWLLTFLQFKGTKTTSQIAKAGFVIGIIIPVTVLLIFTIKYVATGHAVTHSFLDKSFFPNKQTFSSLVTFILAYVGVEASASHIKSLDNPQKNYPLMMVYLVIIGIVLSTIGGTTVSMVVPAKHLSLNSGVIQAFETLILKGNPHLSWLVEILAIMLAFGVLAQVSSWIVSPTEGLRYVADQGLLPKSCQKINKNGVPTSLLIIQGVIVTIWAAVLTFGGGGNAVSFLTAISLTVVIYLCGYLLFFIGYFVLIFKKSNQALKRAYEVPGGRKVKALLASLGMGMSLLALVSSFIAPSELKANEAKTYLITLAFSSVITVLLPFVFYHIYGKKHSINLNNEERK
- a CDS encoding helix-turn-helix domain-containing protein; its protein translation is MIDLLLEPKIKTTISVISIIYNHYDWTQTSYLSKELAISERTVQHYIKDILERKKEYDLITDNQLSIDYLKMKGIKITDYSNDFEDFKKFVVQSSQTMILLNDIINQQIVSVTNYCQMHFLSETTVRKNLKRIREACHVYGIDLVHLKLVGDERKIRYFIALFDTMASRNAYFLLDGINYEDLKQNFDDFFKKANFQISDVKKQKTINIFLIHLQRISFNQLIIISDKFNRFLASHPIYPYVEELFHHYYVFNQKEIAYFFYIMTLDEELNRKQNTNLVYNFFNENQLELMTITDLIFCDLFPLFRPLSDEDIYLIKRDIFYTSFITMVFNQLVFEYKYGVTVHYNLEQYPFTTAKFTTVIKKHLIETGFIPNSQLTILLQQYFFRFLYFVDSEHLYKVVSIHMEPAFDYLHQKQMKDYLDLYFNHQINYQDSYSKEQTDIVLTPFHETSKHSLYKDTPIIMVKFPLNLTFLQKVETIIKEKQKKDEE
- a CDS encoding YeiH family protein, translated to MKQLKQTIYPGLLLSLAIASLSKILAIWLPSLGAGTIAILLGIFLGNLFFNQSVWQKGTKFSEKTLLELSIVLLGTTVTFQTIVQIGGSGILFIMCQMTLTILSAYFIGKKLKFNQTMSLLMAGGNAVCGSSAIGAIAPEIGAKDKEKGQIITLVNLLGTVMMLTLPIIGGTVFTDNVMAKSALIGGTLQSVGQVIASANMVSSQVVEMATLFKILRIMFLVVVVFAFGKIANQSTDNNLTIQEKAKKKFPLPWYIIGFIICCVLNSVIHFPTILSQTTHSISGWFEITALAAIGLRINAKEFFKEGPRFLAYAGSVGIVQTIVAITLIKLLSI
- a CDS encoding YhgE/Pip domain-containing protein — encoded protein: MIKQEFKQLFHNKILLISVIAICFIPILYSSVFDKSVWDPYNRSSHLPVAVVNEDQPVEMLGQKVDVGKSVIDELKHNKQLKWEFVDEKQAMDGMKDLKYYMIVTIPKDFSKNATSLLNPSPNQMEIQYTTNGSLNYIGLDMAQIGAKELEAKVRESVTAAYVKTALALGQKGKQDLIKLTNGSKELATGSKKLDNGLGEYTNGVSTAANGSNTLANGVNELASNVSPLKQGVTELQNGATQLSNGLNEVNDKLQPLSGKLNEVGSGVTDLLNGTKELEASLRNVEASLSGSSANLLKQDIEKINQQVESVLNDSKELSEVSSVSTALSTDLIGLSNQLSGFSQVIGKINQIVSRDTQQFQQVLEGIIQQNSRISDDIKQELIAQLSQQVTSFSTQLVTDIKSSSADIDGIVSQVQTGLNGASQQAKSLSQQATMMSQLAKGLSENTGEMKESIVNIKAGTTDLLESFGNNVNLANTQNVLHELETGLSQVDNLVNEAPVALNGINRLSAGSNTLTNGLNTMSGKMPELISGVTRLDGGANELSQGLTKLTDNTPKLMSGANQLTVGATTMASALTQADKLVSRLKFNNKNVKMFAAPTGLQNIEYSKVKNYGQALAPYIMSLALFVGCIVFNFIFPIRRVSMDGQSSRDWWLSKVAMGFVVSTIMAIIEATIMLLLKLPVDQVGKLYLVGIVTAWSYMFLIMFLAMTFDNPGRFVAMILLVLQLGGAGGTFPLPLQNSFFNAIHPYLPMTYSIYGFREAISRGIGAPMFNRSIITLLCIFIFFVILLRFSMDYLQRKHLENISALNDNQKLQALEK
- a CDS encoding cysteine hydrolase family protein, with protein sequence MKALISIDYTNDFVASDGKLTTGEFGQAIETEMVRLTNQFIDDGNYVVFAIDCHDDTDKYHPENTLFPPHNIIGTKGRELYQGLNDVYQKNKEKDTMYWIDKRHYSAFSGTDLDIRLRERKIDTVHLVGVCTDICVLHTAIDAYNLGYNIVIHEKAVQSFDQVGHKWALGHFKNTLGATIV